Proteins co-encoded in one Polynucleobacter sp. MWH-UH19D genomic window:
- a CDS encoding CusA/CzcA family heavy metal efflux RND transporter, which yields MIEKIVRLSLQQRLLVVIIAIVLLVAGLLATKRLSVDAFPDVTNVQVQVAAEAPGKSPEEIERFVTIPIELGMTGLPGLTEMRSLNRNGIAVITLVFTEKTDIYFARQLVTERLIEVASKMPVGITPVLAPPSTGLGEVYQYTLDHPSDRHRELTVDELSERRAVQDWIVRPMLRSIPGVAEINTQGGYAREYQVLVNPERLRHYQISLHDVYQALARNNANSGGGQMPSYAERYLIRGLGLITKPEDIGKIILKEVKGIPVYVKNVAEVTIGSEIRQGAAIKNGYTESVAGIVQMIRGGNAREVVNRIKLKVAEINEGKLLPDGLQIVPFYDRTDLVNAAMFNVAKVLIEGVILVIILLFLFLGDVRSSLIVVATLLLTPLLTFLVMNRYGISANLMSLGGLAIAIGIMVDGSVVVVENTFAKLGERLKSGESKNRIILEAAAEVGKPVLFGVGIIILVFMPLLSLEGMEGKMFAPMAITIAIALAISLILSFTLSPVLCSYILKGGSEEDTKIVKKLRTPYDRWLNWSLSNPKLVVKRSLIALGLSLVGFMFLGKSFIPVMQEGSITPVIVRAPNISLDESIKLEFEAIKRIMTIPGVEMAVSRLGKGESPADPGQPNESDPIVTLKPLGDRDHTQEEIAQQIRDKLKTLPGIELAISQPIAARVDEMVSGVRSQVAVKIFGEDLATLQKLGSQIGQILTKMKGSNDLRIEQASGQNYLNIKIDRDAIARYGINVSDVNEVIETAIGGKQASTIYEGERRFPLVLRYPSTYRNNIDAIENIILHSADGAQVLLRDLAEITLVEGPAQISRESGRRRLVVGVNVEGRDLGGFVKEAQELIAKNVELPQGYNLQWGGQFENMQRAMARLMIIIPLTILAIFFLLFMLFKSLRLAALIILVLPFASIGGVFGLFFAGEYLSVPAAVGFINLWGIAVLNGVVLISFIKQLREDGYSMEEALLHGCGHRFRPVMMTASVAMLALVPMLFSGGPGSEVTRPLAAVVIAGLITSTALTLLVLPVLYRWFEEREVEA from the coding sequence ATGATCGAAAAAATCGTTCGCCTCTCGCTACAGCAACGCCTATTGGTAGTGATTATTGCCATCGTGCTGCTAGTGGCAGGATTGTTAGCAACCAAGCGTTTATCAGTTGACGCATTTCCGGATGTGACCAACGTGCAGGTGCAGGTAGCTGCTGAGGCGCCAGGTAAATCACCGGAAGAGATCGAACGTTTTGTCACAATTCCGATTGAGCTGGGTATGACGGGATTGCCCGGTTTAACGGAGATGCGCTCATTAAATCGCAATGGTATTGCTGTGATCACGCTCGTCTTTACCGAAAAAACCGATATTTATTTTGCCCGCCAATTAGTGACTGAGCGCTTAATTGAAGTAGCCTCCAAAATGCCGGTGGGTATTACCCCTGTATTGGCGCCACCTTCTACTGGATTGGGCGAGGTCTATCAATACACCTTAGATCATCCATCTGATCGCCATCGTGAGTTAACAGTGGATGAACTCTCTGAGCGTCGCGCCGTGCAAGACTGGATTGTTAGACCCATGTTGCGCTCGATTCCGGGGGTTGCAGAAATTAATACTCAAGGTGGCTATGCCAGAGAGTACCAAGTCTTAGTCAATCCAGAGCGCTTAAGACACTATCAAATTAGTTTGCATGATGTGTATCAGGCTTTAGCCAGAAATAATGCCAACTCTGGCGGTGGGCAGATGCCTAGTTATGCTGAGCGCTATTTAATTCGAGGTCTAGGTTTAATTACTAAGCCTGAAGATATCGGCAAAATTATTTTGAAAGAAGTAAAGGGTATTCCGGTCTACGTAAAGAACGTGGCCGAGGTCACCATTGGTAGTGAGATTCGTCAGGGCGCTGCTATCAAAAATGGTTATACCGAAAGTGTTGCCGGTATTGTGCAGATGATTCGTGGAGGCAATGCCCGCGAAGTAGTCAATCGCATCAAACTGAAAGTTGCTGAGATCAACGAAGGCAAGTTATTGCCTGATGGCTTACAGATTGTGCCCTTCTACGACAGAACGGATCTCGTTAATGCAGCGATGTTTAACGTTGCCAAGGTCTTGATCGAGGGCGTGATCTTGGTGATTATTTTGCTCTTCTTATTTTTAGGGGACGTGCGATCCTCTTTAATTGTGGTGGCAACGCTCTTGCTAACACCACTGCTGACATTCTTGGTCATGAATCGCTATGGCATTTCAGCAAACCTGATGTCATTGGGGGGCTTGGCCATTGCGATTGGCATTATGGTCGATGGCTCAGTCGTAGTTGTCGAAAACACTTTTGCCAAATTGGGTGAGCGCTTAAAGTCAGGCGAATCAAAAAACCGGATTATTTTGGAAGCTGCAGCTGAAGTTGGTAAGCCAGTACTCTTTGGTGTGGGCATCATTATTTTGGTGTTTATGCCCTTGCTATCTTTAGAGGGTATGGAAGGCAAAATGTTTGCCCCTATGGCGATTACGATTGCCATTGCGCTAGCGATCTCCCTAATTTTGTCATTTACCTTATCTCCCGTACTTTGCTCATACATCTTGAAGGGTGGTAGCGAAGAAGATACCAAGATTGTGAAAAAACTGCGCACGCCATATGACCGTTGGCTGAACTGGAGCTTGAGCAATCCTAAATTGGTCGTTAAGCGCTCTTTAATCGCTTTGGGTCTGAGCTTAGTTGGATTTATGTTCCTAGGAAAATCATTTATTCCAGTCATGCAAGAGGGCTCGATTACGCCGGTGATTGTGCGCGCTCCGAATATTTCATTAGATGAGTCGATCAAGCTCGAGTTTGAAGCGATCAAACGCATTATGACTATTCCAGGCGTAGAGATGGCGGTATCGCGCTTGGGTAAGGGAGAATCTCCTGCCGATCCTGGTCAGCCCAATGAATCCGATCCAATTGTGACGCTCAAGCCTTTAGGCGATCGAGATCACACGCAAGAAGAGATTGCCCAGCAAATTCGTGACAAGTTAAAAACACTGCCAGGTATTGAGTTAGCAATTTCTCAACCGATTGCTGCGCGGGTTGATGAGATGGTCTCGGGAGTGCGCTCACAAGTGGCAGTGAAGATTTTTGGTGAAGATCTGGCTACCTTGCAAAAGCTGGGTTCACAAATCGGACAAATTCTCACCAAGATGAAAGGTAGTAACGATTTGCGCATAGAGCAAGCATCAGGTCAAAATTATCTCAATATCAAAATTGATCGAGATGCGATTGCAAGGTATGGCATAAACGTCTCTGATGTGAATGAGGTGATTGAGACGGCAATTGGTGGCAAACAGGCCAGCACAATTTATGAGGGCGAGCGGCGCTTTCCATTGGTGCTGCGCTACCCCAGCACCTATAGAAACAATATTGATGCTATCGAAAATATCATTTTGCATTCAGCAGATGGCGCGCAGGTTCTGCTACGAGATCTTGCTGAGATTACCTTAGTAGAAGGCCCAGCACAAATATCGCGTGAGTCTGGAAGGCGTCGCCTAGTAGTTGGCGTAAACGTTGAAGGCCGAGATCTTGGTGGCTTTGTCAAAGAGGCGCAAGAGCTTATTGCAAAAAATGTGGAGTTGCCACAAGGCTATAACTTGCAATGGGGTGGTCAGTTTGAAAACATGCAAAGAGCGATGGCGCGCTTGATGATCATTATTCCGCTAACGATTTTGGCCATCTTCTTCCTGCTCTTTATGTTGTTTAAGTCGCTACGGTTAGCTGCACTCATTATTTTGGTGCTGCCATTCGCTTCAATTGGTGGCGTATTTGGCCTATTCTTTGCGGGCGAGTATTTGTCGGTCCCGGCGGCAGTTGGGTTTATCAATCTGTGGGGTATTGCAGTCTTAAATGGAGTCGTGCTGATTTCGTTTATTAAGCAATTGCGTGAAGATGGCTACAGCATGGAAGAAGCGTTACTGCATGGCTGTGGACATCGCTTTAGGCCTGTGATGATGACTGCATCGGTTGCGATGCTGGCATTAGTGCCAATGTTATTTTCTGGTGGCCCTGGATCGGAGGTGACTCGTCCTTTGGCTGCAGTGGTGATTGCGGGCTTGATTACATCAACAGCGCTGACTTTATTGGTGCTACCAGTCTTGTATAGGTGGTTTGAGGAGAGGGAGGTGGAAGCATGA
- a CDS encoding P-II family nitrogen regulator translates to MMEVKAVIRPNKLAALRAALLDSPGFPGMTVSKVEGCSAPSKSGKATIKDELTDYSAKVRIEIVCNAEIAPALMDKIVSVCQTGQMGDGVVWCTPVPKAFFIAKSST, encoded by the coding sequence ATGATGGAAGTGAAGGCGGTTATTCGCCCCAATAAATTAGCTGCACTGAGAGCCGCGCTGCTAGATTCACCAGGCTTTCCTGGAATGACTGTTTCCAAAGTAGAGGGTTGTAGTGCGCCTTCTAAATCTGGAAAAGCCACCATTAAAGATGAGCTAACCGATTACTCGGCTAAGGTTCGTATTGAGATTGTTTGCAATGCTGAAATTGCCCCTGCCTTAATGGACAAAATTGTTTCGGTTTGCCAAACAGGGCAGATGGGTGATGGCGTTGTCTGGTGTACCCCGGTGCCAAAAGCATTTTTTATTGCTAAATCATCAACTTAA
- a CDS encoding tripartite tricarboxylate transporter substrate-binding protein codes for MFMVKRFLKSRSWLRVAAVSLCSLGITVTGAQAADFPGDRPITLVVPFAAGGPTDKVARELALAMGKQLKGQVIVDNSPGAGGTIGAKKVINSKNDGYTLLIHHIGMSTAPALYKNLGFDPLNDYEYVGQVADVPMVLVGNKDLPPKNFQELLPYMKANVSKISYANAGVGSASHLCGLLFMSRIQLDLTTVPYKGTAPALTDLIGGQVQLMCDQTTNISGQLATGSIKPYGTTTMQRIKAFDKIPTLNEQGLKNFEVKVWHGVYAPKGTPKAEMDKLSKALQGAIQDPLYKQHMAELGVEIPSQANASPEGLKKHLKAQIDLWSPIIKAAGVYAD; via the coding sequence ATGTTCATGGTTAAACGATTTTTAAAAAGTAGATCTTGGTTGCGAGTTGCGGCCGTCTCACTTTGCTCATTGGGTATCACCGTTACCGGTGCTCAAGCTGCTGATTTCCCTGGTGATCGTCCAATCACTTTGGTTGTGCCATTTGCAGCAGGCGGCCCAACTGATAAAGTAGCTCGCGAATTAGCGCTAGCCATGGGCAAGCAATTAAAAGGTCAAGTGATTGTTGATAACAGCCCTGGTGCCGGTGGAACGATTGGTGCTAAAAAAGTCATCAATTCTAAAAATGATGGCTATACCTTGTTGATTCACCACATTGGTATGTCTACTGCTCCAGCACTCTATAAGAATCTAGGTTTTGATCCCCTCAATGATTATGAGTACGTGGGTCAGGTGGCAGACGTACCAATGGTACTAGTGGGTAACAAAGATTTGCCTCCTAAAAACTTCCAAGAGCTGCTCCCTTATATGAAAGCCAATGTAAGCAAAATTTCTTATGCCAATGCAGGCGTTGGTTCAGCTAGTCACTTGTGTGGTTTGTTATTTATGAGCCGTATTCAATTAGATCTCACTACCGTGCCATACAAAGGTACAGCCCCAGCTTTAACGGATTTGATTGGCGGTCAGGTGCAATTAATGTGTGATCAAACAACCAATATTTCTGGTCAACTTGCTACTGGGTCTATTAAGCCTTATGGCACAACCACCATGCAACGCATAAAAGCGTTTGACAAGATTCCGACTCTGAATGAGCAGGGCTTAAAGAATTTTGAAGTAAAAGTATGGCATGGTGTCTACGCACCTAAAGGTACGCCTAAAGCAGAGATGGATAAATTATCTAAGGCATTGCAAGGCGCTATTCAAGATCCGCTTTATAAACAGCACATGGCTGAACTCGGCGTTGAAATCCCATCTCAAGCCAATGCTAGCCCAGAGGGGTTGAAAAAACATCTCAAGGCGCAAATTGATTTATGGTCACCCATCATCAAGGCTGCAGGTGTTTACGCAGACTAA
- a CDS encoding amidohydrolase — protein sequence MNKKSVLNFGKRALFASVALALLGNVNATEFLDPPTVATPKNITVFVAKKVVTMDPSNPTATAVAVSDGKILSVGSLDDLKPWTDKYPTQINRQFADKVIYPGFVDPHEHPLLGGLTSTSYPLTYFPLPSPWGKPFPGVKTLQDAMAKLKEYSVGIADPNEPLLAWGWDLVGLKQTPNAELLDQISSTRPIFVWDASEHNMFMNSVALKKYINVETAKKVFGVGVNSNGSLNGQFMGVVALAYAVQATGKDLFSKEKIAKALIFSNDLAQQAGITTTSELTLGAFDLDLEVELLQKFTSSDVTSLRVEGIAYYPSVSAKYGDQSIAKVKELEKLNTDRLYFKGIKWINDDAFLANTMKMGNPGYTDGHQGSIFYASSEAFAKEMKPWWDAGFQIHVHSNGNESNVQVLNALQMLQDEKPRFDHRFTVEHLGMPTTAGIRKLKALGAVASVNPSYFYVRAGLSVDGLGADRESYATRVGALMREGVTVALHSDTPVTPPAPLTQVWSVVNRQGLYTGNKKWAPAEAVSAEQAMKMITIDAAYVIGLDSKVGSIEPGKYADFTVLAADPVTVPKEKIKDVPVIGTVLGGRYIPVSETKQPRPF from the coding sequence ATGAATAAGAAATCTGTTCTCAATTTTGGCAAGCGTGCGCTATTTGCTTCAGTAGCACTTGCGCTACTGGGTAATGTCAACGCTACTGAATTTCTTGATCCACCAACAGTTGCTACACCAAAGAACATCACAGTCTTTGTGGCTAAAAAAGTGGTCACGATGGATCCCTCTAATCCCACTGCTACTGCAGTGGCTGTTTCTGATGGCAAGATTCTCTCAGTGGGCTCTTTAGATGACTTAAAGCCATGGACTGATAAATATCCAACGCAAATTAATCGTCAATTTGCAGATAAAGTCATTTATCCAGGATTTGTAGATCCACATGAGCACCCTTTGCTAGGCGGCCTAACGTCTACTAGCTATCCATTGACTTACTTCCCACTTCCAAGCCCTTGGGGTAAACCTTTTCCGGGGGTGAAGACTTTGCAAGATGCAATGGCAAAACTGAAAGAATATTCAGTCGGAATTGCTGATCCAAATGAGCCACTATTGGCTTGGGGGTGGGATCTTGTAGGTTTGAAGCAGACTCCGAATGCCGAACTCTTGGATCAAATTTCTAGTACAAGACCTATCTTTGTGTGGGATGCTTCTGAGCACAATATGTTTATGAACTCAGTTGCTCTCAAGAAATACATTAATGTAGAAACCGCAAAAAAAGTTTTTGGTGTGGGCGTGAATTCGAATGGATCTTTGAATGGACAATTTATGGGCGTAGTAGCTCTTGCCTATGCTGTTCAAGCCACTGGTAAGGATTTGTTTAGCAAAGAGAAAATTGCTAAAGCTTTAATCTTCTCCAATGATTTAGCACAGCAAGCCGGCATTACTACTACTTCTGAATTGACTCTTGGTGCTTTTGATCTTGATCTTGAGGTGGAATTACTACAAAAATTTACAAGCTCTGATGTAACTTCCCTGCGCGTTGAAGGGATCGCATACTATCCATCTGTCTCTGCTAAGTATGGCGATCAATCGATTGCAAAAGTGAAAGAATTGGAAAAGCTAAACACTGATCGACTTTATTTTAAAGGTATTAAATGGATTAATGATGATGCCTTTTTGGCAAACACCATGAAAATGGGCAATCCCGGATATACCGATGGTCATCAAGGCTCTATCTTTTATGCAAGCTCTGAAGCATTTGCGAAAGAGATGAAGCCGTGGTGGGATGCAGGTTTCCAGATTCACGTTCATTCCAACGGTAATGAGAGTAATGTTCAAGTCTTAAACGCTTTACAAATGCTTCAAGATGAAAAGCCTCGCTTTGATCACCGCTTCACTGTAGAGCATCTTGGGATGCCAACCACAGCGGGGATTCGTAAATTAAAAGCCTTGGGCGCTGTAGCCAGCGTAAACCCTTCCTATTTTTATGTGCGAGCAGGCCTATCAGTTGATGGACTGGGTGCCGATCGAGAGTCATATGCAACGAGAGTAGGTGCTTTGATGCGTGAGGGAGTTACCGTTGCCTTGCATTCAGATACCCCGGTAACGCCGCCAGCTCCGCTGACTCAAGTTTGGTCAGTAGTAAATCGTCAGGGTTTGTATACCGGCAATAAAAAATGGGCCCCTGCCGAGGCGGTTTCGGCAGAGCAGGCTATGAAGATGATCACGATTGATGCTGCTTATGTGATTGGGTTAGATAGCAAGGTAGGCTCGATTGAGCCAGGTAAGTATGCCGACTTTACTGTGCTAGCAGCAGATCCCGTGACTGTGCCAAAAGAGAAAATTAAGGATGTCCCGGTAATTGGTACTGTTTTGGGTGGGAGATATATCCCAG